TCCAGGTGGTTATGCCAGGCAGGGAGAGGGCTTACACTACGGTTtagtagtgagaccctgtatcaggGCCCAGAGTCAGGATGAGCCCATAGGAAGACCCAGGAGGAAACCCAGATGTGGCTCTTATAAGATGATCATGTGCTGCAGATTCCTGGGCAAGGCCAGAAATCAGAGCTTCTGGGGCAGGCAGATCTTGACAGTGGGGTGTTCTCCTATTTAGCTGGTGAAAATGCAGGTTCCTGTGCTTTTATTCACTGCCTGTCAGGGACCTAAACTTGGCACAAGGAGGGACATATTTCTGGGTCTCAAGCCACTCAGACTTTGCTGGCCTCTGCTGAAGTGTAGCTGAGCCCCTCCCTTCCCCTATCTAGACTGGAGCCTCAGTGTCTTCGCCACGAGCAAACTGCCTCTGATTCCACCCATGCTGGTGATAACTTTCTTGGACTTCTCCGTGGGCACTGGCTCTCTCCACACCCCTTCTAAGTACCTGCTGGGATGTAGTCTGGTGGGTCACTTCACACCTACTTGCCTGGCTCCTCAGAACTCAGCCATGGTCTCTCTCCAAAGATACCACAACACTGCAAGCACAGGGAGAAGTGAGGCACCAGCCTCCTGTCTGTTGATTGATCTGAGTGTCCTGTCACCTTTAGGGGTGTGGCCCTGAATGGGGTGGGACTTCGAGGCTCCTTCACAGCTCTCACCAGTTCCTACATCTGGTACCTTCTCCTCTGTCCCTGCCCCTATAAaagtcttttatcttttcttcaacagCAGATTGGGGTGCTAGAAGGGGACTGTGCTGATATCCTTCCCACTTTCCCCAGAGCTCTGGCTAAGGCATGGACGGGTTTCCAGCTCATGGCTTAAAACATGACTTTCAAAACTATcgattagggctggggagatagctcagttggtagagtgcttgccttgcaagcacaaggccctgggttcaatccccagcaccggaaaaaaaaaaaaaaaaaaaaacaaaaactatcaaTTAGCTGATcacagtggcacaaacctataGTACCAgctacgtgggaggctgaggcaggaagatctttgagcccagaagttcaaaaccagcctgggcaacatagtgaggggtcatctcaaaaacaaaacaaagcaaaataaaataaacacaagaaaacaaaactggatTCACCCAAGTCTCTTCAGGAGCTCAAAAGAAATGTGACTGAGCTCTATCTGGGTTATCTTGTGTCTTCTCTTCCCTTTGACCTGAGGACCTAGAGGTCCTCTTCCCTTTGACCTGAGGACCTAGATCCCAAATGTTAACCACCAACCACATCTGCCTCCTGAGCACTTATCTGAATGAAGATGTcccagaaatataaaatacacactttGATATTAAAGTCTTAGAATCTCCACCTCAAAAGTATATAAAGCATCTCATCAGGTTTTTTTATTGATCAcatattgaaatgataatattttgggattatgggataaaataaaatatattattagaatTCATTCcaactctttccttcccccttgtTACTTCTGTGGCTTCTAGAagattatatattacatatgtgaCTGTTTCACCTTCTATTTCCATTGGACAGAAGTAGGATTATGATAGAAAGGGattatggaaatggaaaaatctaTTTTGCACATGGTGCCAAGGCTTGCCAAAGCCTTACTCTAGCTCTCTCTTATATTCCTGTGCTCCCCACCCTGATCGCACCCACTACCACCCCTGCATTAGTACCAGGCTGTCTGCGAACCACAAGCACATAGAGGAACCACCCTCCTCCAGCCTGGGGTCTTTTGAAATGGACCTTGGTCCCCTTCAAGCATTCACTTATGGCCTCCTTCCTCTAGGAAGCCTTCCTCCTGCCAACCCCACCCAACAGCTCCCTTTTCCAAGCAATCTGACTTTTCTGTGGGTCATCAGTACATTGTTGTCCTACTGTTGACTATGGTACACGTGGCTTAGGAGCCCACACTGATGTCAGAGGCACAACATGcctgtggttttctttctatACTCCTCTGAGCAGAggatgtgtctgtgtcttcttACTTGTCCCTTCCCTAGGAAAACTCATCCTGGGTGGGTGGATTTCCACACATTCAGTAAATTCAGTGTTATTGGGCAGGGCCCTGTGGGGTGAGCATACCACTCTGGAGATAGCTGTGGGGTTCTCCAACAGCATGGAAGTAACTTTAACATCCCAGAGAATCAAGTTGGTTTTAGGGATTTTTACAGACTCTGGAAAGCCATATCCTTGAGCCTAAATCCTCCTTCTGAGAGATACTTAGAGGATCAGAGTGGAGTAAATGTCTTGATTGCCCACCTGCTCTGCATATGAAGTAGCTACACATCAGGCACCTCTAAGTGGGTCACATATATTTAATCTCATTTAATAgtcaaaaaaaatccttcaaggTAGACTATTTCATCTCCATTTCactgatggagaaactgaggagcAGAGAGATCATACGTGACTTGCTCAAACTCACATGAGATAACAGAGATGAAATCTGAATCTGGGCAGACAGGTGGTAGGATCTGGACATATCATTGGGCTGTCTGCCCCCCTGAAAGTGAAGTGTGATGGAGACACTTCTCATGCAGCTGCCCTGACATGGATTACCTGCAAGACTCTGCCTCTTTCTTACCTGGCCTGCCTGATGTCACCCACACCTTCATCTCAAGACTCTCCAGATTCCAGGATCTTCTATCTCCTTCCAAAGTCACTTTGTTATAattggaagagaggagagaaggctGAACTCAGGACCAGGAAGCCCCAGTGAGGTCAGCCCTGGTGACTCTTATGTCACAAGATGCCCATGACTAAGCTACTAAGGGATCCAGTTCCTGCCTGTCCTCTCTGCTCACATTTGACTTTACTGCCTGACATCTGGACCCTGACAGGAATCAGTCACATAAGTTTGGGTGTAACCCTGCATGGGGTCACCAGATAAAATACAAGGGGTccagttaaatctgaattttgGATAAATGGATAATTTTAATAGTATAAGCATGTCCCAGGGAGACAGGGAATAGAATAAGGGGCAAGACCTATATTGGATTGAGCATTAACACTAAAAGCACAGTGTTTTAAAACTGAAGTGACCCAGAGATAATGGATTTGCAAGGTTGCCATTGGCTCTCAAGTGGACACAAAGACTTGTCAATGTCTGATTAGAGAAAATCAGATGTGCGGTGTTACTACTATATGGAGTCTTACAGTGGTGTGAAGTACATTCCATATAGGCACTCAGGAGCTGGCGACCTAAGCACAGGGAGTGTAAGAAACTTGAGATAAGAGAATTAGGCCATATCATAGTGAAggttcaaaaatcaaaaattattatgggggctggggatatagctcacttggtagagtgcttgcctcacaagtacaaggccctgggttcaatccccagcaccagaacaacaacaacaaaaaaaattatgagtgCAGATGAAGGCCAGCTCCCTGATTTTCAAGACccagagaaaagtgaaaatatgaGACCCTTTGCTCCAATGTATTAAGACTTTTAAGATGGCAAAAGCATAGCATTGAATTGAGTCAGGGATCCTGGGCAACCACACAGGTCATACCTAAGGAAATCTGACCCTGGTGCAAAGTTAGATTGCTTCTGTTTAGCAAGAAGTGAACACAGTGAAAAAAGGGGGTGGTTCCCACCCTACTTGGGAGAAGCCCCTGGATAAGCCTCCCTGCTTAAACTTGAGGGCAAGTCTACCATGGAGCCGCCATCTTGCTGCTATAGGAAGAAATGCACATCCCTGACTTGCCATGGAGTGGGAATGAAGGGTCATCTGCTCAGGGtttctgtgcttctgtttctGGATTTCTGAGAACTTTGGCCCAAGAAGGCAGGTTAGGGGTTCACTTTTTGGAGACAGCGAGGAAACCAAGTAGACCTTGGGCAGAGTCATGATGTGAGCCCATGACTCCTGCTTCCCTTGGGAGCAAGATGAAGTCCACAGGGATGAAGCGAAAAGGTAGgtcatctttccttccctaccCACTGGAAGATGCACAGAAAAAACTAAGGATGGAGCATCAGGTTGCAGCTCAGCTCTGGAGGCCCTTCCTTCCTGCAGCATTCTTGGAAAGCTTGCCTGGGTCCTGCTGGTCACACATTCCTAGGTTTCCtggctgctgggcctggtgggaTATGGAAACTGCAATCACCAAACTGCAATTATCCGGTCAACTGATGCTAGCATCTGGCCCCGGAAAGAGGCAGAGGATGAGCCTCCAAACTGGACTGCAGATGGTTTAGATGTGGAAGAGTGCGGTAGAGAGAGGCAGAAGTCTTAACCTCTTAGATTCCTGAGAACTCTACCTGGAGAATGGGATGAACAGGGCACATGTGAGTGTCGGATGTATTCAAAGGCATCAGGTGTTTCCAGCAGCATGTGGCCTGTCGGAGTGCTCTTCCtagtattattaatattattgttatgATAAATGTTTCTCTCCTTGGACAAAGTTCAATGTCTCTCGATCCTGTTATATTCACCTTGGCACCTCCCATACCTACAGCACCTGGCTCAATTAAcaataaatactcatttttttaaatgttgattttaaaatatctgtgaaaTTCACCATTGAAAATGAGAGGATACTGGTGAAAAATGAGATCATACCAACCAACtgcttaaaaaactaaaaagattaAAGTAACAGTGTCGAATCACCATGAAATCttggcttttttctctttttgacaaCTGGACcatgactaaaaataaaatcccctgctgggggtgtatctcagtggtagagcagaagcctaggttcaatcccgagcacaacaaaaaataaataataagtaaaataataccTTCAAATTCCATTGCTTAGGTACATTTTATGACTGGGATTCagtgttttatttgatttctctttaaaaaaaaagtttcctttggTTAAGAtgaagtttgctttgttttgcataATTTAAAGTCAACAGACACCAGCAGGTTTTAATGGAAAGGGTCCAGAAATTGAAGTCATGAGTGAACACTGGTTTTCATTGGTTCCAGACTGGAAAGTGCCCAAACCAGTCCCAAGAGATGGACATGTAATGTGATGTGAAATCTCTAGCCTCCACCATGTAGTGGTTTGGCCAGTTTATGGCCATGTGGTCCTTGGAGATCTCTTTCTCCATGTGGCCCTTCTTCTTGTTAATAATGGTGTAATGAAATTGTCAAATCTTTGGTGTGCAAGTACTTAGAAACTAGGGAATGCCATAGAAATATGAATCATAGtgcacttaatatttttttaaatttatttttattgtaaacaaatgggatacatgttgtttctatttgtacatgatgaaggcataccatttgtgtaatcatacatttacatagggtaatggtgtttgattcattctgttatttttttcttccccccacccctcccacccctcttttccctctatacagtccctccttcctccattcttgcccccctcccaccccccattatgtgtcatcatccgcttatcagagagatcatttatcctttggttttttgagattgacttattttacttagcatgatattctccaatttcatccatttgcctgcaagtgtcataattttattattctttatagctgagtaatattccattgtgtatgtatgtatatatatatatatatatatatatatatcacagtttctttatccattcatcaattgaaggacatctagtttggttccacaatctggctactgtgaattgagcagctatgaacattgatgtggctgtatctctgtagtatgctgcttttaagtcattccaagctttctgaggaatctccacactgctttccagagtggctgcagatAGTGCACTTAATATTTATCTTACATGTATGTTATACACAGAGACTCTTAGaaagtgtattagtcagggttctccagagaaccaGAACCAACAGAATATATAGGATTATAAGAGGGAATTTGTTGGACTAGCTCACATAGTCAGGGACTGAATATTCCTACAAGGGCTGCATACAGGCTGGAGACCTGGAGAAACTAGTAGCTACTCAGTGTAAGAAACCTGGAACCTcagaacgagagagagagagagaacacatcaGTAGGAGGCttggaaaagagggaaagaaggacaAAGCTTAGCATTTTATATCTCTTATGCTCTTCCCCCAGGACAAAAGAGCAATTTGATTTTTCGAATGTTTTCCCATTTCATTCACTTCATTTGCAGGGCAGGTTGCATAATGTACAGACACCGAGACCTAGGTTCTGCTGGTCCTTACTTCAGGTTGAGTTGCGTGAGATCACACAGGTGGTTTGCAAAAAAAAATCGATGCTAATATGCCCTTCACCTGTCAGCTACACGTGCACTGGTTCTAAGCAGAGGGAGAATTTAGCTCCCGGGACACATTGCAAAGTCTGGAGATGGTTATGATTGTCACTCTTTGGGAGGGAGAGAGTGCAACAGCATCTAGTGGGTGAAGAATGGACCCACAGCATAGAATTACCCAATGTCCCAAATGCCGAGGTTGTGAGAACACTGTGTTAACAGCATTTGAGAAAGTGGTGGGGGTGAAAAAAgagcatgagtgtgtgtgtgtgtgtgtgtgtgtgtgtgtgtgtgtgtttcagagaGAAATACTGAATGAGAGGCCTGAAAGGAGTTTCTGAAGGGTGTTAGTCCCACTGCTCAAAAGGTTGTCCTGGACCTCtgctgggaacttgttagaaatgggGACTTCCAAGTCCCACCCTAGATTTAGACTCTTCTGAATTATAACCTGCCTTTTCATGGAATCCCAGAGGATTTCTGTGCTCACTGAAGAGGAGGACAGGTTCTGGTTCAATCTCCCAAACCAACCCAGAGAGACTAGCATTGAACTTGGCCTTACTTCTCACCTGAAGCCCTGACAGTCTTCCTCAGATGGGACCTGTACCCCAACCCTTGATTGTCCCATGAGTCCCAGTGGTTGGGGGCGGGGAGGGCACATCTGAATGGGATTATAATAACCATTCCCAttttcctctctgccttgtcCCTTCTTTCAGGCCTACATCCTGTTGGGACAGTTCCTTCTGATGCACAAAAACGAGGCTGAGTTTCAGAAGTGGATCATTTGCTGTTGTGGTGCCACTGAGTGTGAGGCCCAGGAGAGCTCTAACTGTCTGAAGGAATGGTGTGCCAGCTTCCTGTAGAAGCATCCTGCTGCTCTGCCCCTGGGTAAAAGATGACCTCTCCACCTAAACACAGACTACTAgttgttatttgtgttttttactttattgatACACATGCGGCCAAAAGGAatgcagaaatataaaaaaggacagTCACAAGAAAAATCACCCCATAACCTACTGCCTAGAAACTGCCATCACTCACTTTAGATGAATATCATGCCAAATAGCTCTCTgcaaaaatttatataattataattttatttttaagtggattGTAAATTTTGCATTAATGATCTATTGCTATATAATGAATTACCCCCTAACatgcagctgggcatggtagtgcactcCTAGAATCTcagcaactgggaaggctgagacaggaggaccacgagttcaaagccagcctcagcaaaaagcaaggcactaagcaactcagtgagaccctgtctctaaataaaatacaaaatagggctggggatgtgactcggtggttaagcacccctgggttcaatccctggtacaaaaacaaaaaacaaaaacaatcctcCACTCTAAGCTAGGAATTTTCATTTCCCCCTTTAACACTGGGAATCGTCACTCACTTTTCTCATGTATTGACTTTTGTCTTCCCTCTAGATGAAACAGCTTCAATTCTCCACTTCCCCTGCGTTTCCCATCTCTGTCATGTGATTTTGCAGTCCCTCTCAGTGAAGGTAGTCATTCCCAGTCCTTTGACTTAGACttatgacttgctttggccaatgggACAAAGCTGAAATGACAACATGCCagttctctgtctcctctctAATTTCTACTCACTTTCTTGTGCCTCTGCTAACAAGAGAAGAGCCCCCTTGTTTGTTTGTATGGTACTGAGGCTTGAACTAAgcgcctcacatatgctaggcgaATGCtctattgagctatatccctggcccaaGAAACGCTACTCTTTTGGATGACTGCTGCCCCTCAGCCTGGGTCCCAGAAAAAATCTAGGTGGAGCTGAACAGAGTGCAACCTGCAGCAAGGACCCAAGTCCAGCCAGACCTGCAACCGATGTTAGTCCACCCAGCTGAGTCCTGAATGGACCAGCCAACACTCAACTGACTCccaggtgtatttttttttacccCGTAGGTTGAATGAGCTTATtggaaacagattttaaaaattataatttcaaaaagaaatcatacacatttttttttcggtgctggggatcgaacccagggactcgtgcttgcgaggcgagcactctaccaactgagctatctccccagccccaaacttaTACACATATTAATAAAGTAAAACACTTGATCTATAAAACTCTAATAACATAATTTGGTAATAAGATAAAGAGCaacaaaatgggaataaaatttgAATACACACTTAACTAAAAAAGACCTTGCATGACTAAAATGAACATAAATAGGTACGTGACATCATGAATCACCAAGAAAATATCAAGCCGAAACTATTAGATACTACATATCCTCTAGTATGGGTATAATCAGAAATATAATTAAAGTTGATGGTACTAAATGCAGGAGATACTGTGGAAAAACTACAACATTCTTAAATACTGGTGGAAATATAAAGTGGCAATAATACTTTAGAATACCTTTTGGCAAAATCTAATTAAGATTAACTTTTGAGAACAACCATAAAATCCAGCAATTTATGGTTATTTACCccatctaaataaaaatatctgttcatttattATCTTGTACACATGTGTTCACAGCAACTTTCTTAATAATAGCTTTAAACTAGAAATCCAAATGTTGGTTAACTTATTAATGGATAAACACATCATGGTGCATTCATGCATTGGGACCCtactaaacaatgaaaagaaagcttCCCCACGTAGATATTGACCTTGATGAATATTTTACTtagtgaaagaaaacagatgtatGAGAATATTCACTGTGTGAGTCCACTGATATATTGTATATCAAGTGAAGGTAATCTGCAACAAAAGGCACAGAACCAGTGATCTGGTGGAGGCAGAGGACTTGCCTAGACTGGGGTGGAAGGGCTTCTGGGTCTGATGAAACCGTTCTACAACTCcactgtggtggtggtggttactTGGgtatagacatttttccaaactCATCAAGCTGTGTAAgcaaaataattgcattttttataAGTATATCTCATAATCTTCATTTACAGAATGAACAATCATGGTTTGTTTTCTAAGGGACCATCTAACCTTAGTCACTTTGGGGAAGGTAGTGTTTTGATAGGGACAGACAGttgtgagtggtgggaacatgaggttaagggaataattctataaattggGTCTACAGTTTTCAAGAAGCAATTTATCTGCCACCTCGCCTATTCTAAGTGGACAGAATGTCATATTCCTCAggaaactacctgttatctgcagcaGAAATACAGACCCAAAATAGCGTCGATAAGAGGGACCCATGTTGccctgaagggggagacttttgtgacctttGTCATAGACCAGATACtcagaaactcagggagataaggataattcctcctataCATAAAATCTGTAataatttatggttaagaatccaattaggggggctggggttgtggctcagtggtagagcccttgcctagcatatgtgaggcactgggtttgattgcTCAGCACAATgtataaataaaaggtccattgacaactaaaaaaaataaaaagaatccaattagaaccagtcagcatgggccaaagtgacctagaattgtcatgacagtggggacttgaaaatctgatatcaccctgctgtcagtcaagaggtggacctgggcagaaccctctggaaatttctctgggatccccagaggagttaaaatcagcatactacagtgatgcagccatatcaatatttatagcagctcaattcacaacagctaagctatggaatcaaccgaggtgccctttgacagatgaatggataaagaaaatgtgctatatatacacaatggcatattactcagccataaaaaagaatgactttatgatttttgccagtaaatggaaggatctggagactattatgataagcaaaataagccaattcccaaaaaccaaaggtcaagtgttctctctgattatgtgaatgctaacacacaacaagggttGGGGtggaatagaagttcaatggagtaaacaaaggggaatgaagggaaggagggggaataggaacaggaaagacagtggaatggatcagacataactttcctgtgtacatatatgaacacactaCAGTGAatttccacatcatgtaccaccacaagactggagtcctaattagaataaattatactccctgtatgtataatatgtcaaaatacattctactgtcatgtatatctaaaaagaacaaatttaaaaaatcatctacaTCAAGTCAAGAAAAAGGGCAAAATGCacaattacttaaaataaaaatcaaaaagattaaatgaccacagaaagggagagaaatgaaGATTTGTGGAAGATAACTTTGTTCTCcatgaaaataaattggaaaatattaatgtaatagaAAATATGCCCTATACCTAAGCAGACTCCggaagacacagaaaataaaaacactgatttttcaaagaataaatttttaaaagttatccaAATGTTTATCAAAAGGACTGGAGACTTCCAGGAAATTGAGGCAGCCTGAGAGGCCCCCTTTAAATCCTGATTCTTGCAAACAAGTGAGAAAGATtccagacatgttgctcagagtaacaggcatgagtttattgaagggacaggaaaagggaaaggggacactctcaagggagagaatggggcctctcagagaggaaagggacagCATGCCTCTCCCAGGCGTATTAACAAGTAGCAAGAATCACTGTGTAAAGCCACTGAGGCTTGGGACAGTTTGCTGTGCAGCAGTATCAAACTGACACATTCCTTTGAGTCCAAAACTTCCTTACCCTGCCAAGGTGAGCTGCATCAAAGTTCAAACAAATTTTCAGCTGGAGAAATATCCCAGGGTGAGTGAAAGAATATAGATGGTTGTTTCTGGAGCCAGGCAGGCATGGATGTGAATTCTGTCTCTGAAAAACACCACCCTATCCTGGTTGAGATAGTTAACTTTACTGAACTTTTATTTACTGATCTGTAAAGGGAGACTGAGAAAATAATAACCCTGCCTGACAAGGTAGATCAGTGTCAATAGTATATGTAA
The Sciurus carolinensis chromosome 2, mSciCar1.2, whole genome shotgun sequence DNA segment above includes these coding regions:
- the Banf2 gene encoding barrier-to-autointegration factor-like protein produces the protein MDHMSPRLRAFLSEPIGEKDVGWVDGVSRELAINLVTKGFTKAYILLGQFLLMHKNEAEFQKWIICCCGATECEAQESSNCLKEWCASFL